Proteins encoded together in one Streptomyces sp. B1I3 window:
- a CDS encoding molybdopterin-binding protein gives MQFYTIGQAARLLGVSPDTARRWADAGKVATRRDESGRRLIDGRDLAAFSVEIAGTAGAAAEGEAPYTSARNAFPGIVTAVKLGDVAAQVEIQAGPHRLVSLLTREAVEELALEVGMEATARVKSTNVHIDRT, from the coding sequence ATGCAGTTCTACACGATCGGCCAGGCGGCACGGCTGCTGGGCGTGAGCCCGGACACGGCACGCCGATGGGCGGACGCGGGCAAGGTCGCCACTCGTCGTGACGAGAGTGGGCGCCGCCTCATCGACGGCAGGGATCTGGCCGCCTTCTCGGTCGAGATCGCCGGAACCGCCGGGGCCGCCGCAGAGGGCGAAGCCCCCTACACCTCCGCGCGCAACGCCTTTCCGGGCATCGTCACCGCCGTGAAGCTGGGCGACGTCGCGGCCCAGGTGGAGATTCAGGCGGGGCCTCACCGGCTGGTGTCACTGCTCACGCGTGAGGCCGTGGAGGAACTGGCGCTGGAGGTCGGTATGGAGGCCACCGCCCGCGTCAAGTCGACCAACGTGCACATCGACCGCACCTGA
- the modA gene encoding molybdate ABC transporter substrate-binding protein, whose translation MTRSARRILQTAGAGAAALLALSACSSSGDSSSTSDPSVSTDAAKKLSGTVTVFAAASLKESFTALGRDFERAHPGTKVTFSFGGSDTLAAGITGGAPADVFAAASPKTMAVVTDAGDVSGAPATFARNQLEIATLPGNPDSVTSLEDLTRSGLKVVLCDTSVPCGAAAQKALDAAKLELTPVSYEQDVKSALTKVVLKEADASVVYRTDVLAAGDKVAGVEFPESAEAVNDYPIALLKDAPNVEAAKGFIAFVHSSEGRKVLTGAGFIEP comes from the coding sequence ATGACCCGTTCCGCCCGCCGGATCCTGCAGACGGCCGGTGCGGGCGCAGCCGCACTGCTGGCGTTGAGTGCCTGCTCCTCCTCCGGCGACTCCTCGTCCACGTCGGACCCGTCGGTCTCCACGGACGCGGCGAAGAAGCTCTCCGGCACGGTGACCGTCTTCGCCGCCGCTTCACTCAAGGAGAGCTTCACGGCACTGGGCAGGGACTTCGAGAGGGCTCACCCCGGCACGAAGGTCACCTTCAGTTTCGGTGGCAGCGACACCCTTGCCGCCGGCATCACCGGTGGGGCCCCGGCCGACGTCTTCGCCGCCGCCAGCCCCAAGACGATGGCCGTCGTCACGGACGCGGGTGACGTGTCGGGCGCGCCCGCCACCTTCGCGCGCAACCAGTTGGAGATCGCCACTCTGCCCGGCAACCCCGACTCCGTCACCTCCCTCGAAGACCTCACCCGGTCCGGTCTCAAGGTCGTGCTCTGCGACACGTCGGTGCCCTGCGGTGCCGCGGCGCAGAAGGCCCTCGACGCCGCGAAGCTGGAGCTCACCCCCGTCTCCTACGAGCAGGACGTCAAAAGCGCCCTGACGAAGGTGGTACTGAAGGAGGCCGACGCGTCCGTCGTCTACAGGACCGATGTGTTGGCCGCGGGTGACAAGGTGGCGGGTGTGGAATTCCCCGAATCGGCCGAAGCCGTCAACGACTACCCGATCGCTCTCCTCAAGGACGCGCCCAACGTCGAAGCGGCCAAGGGGTTCATCGCCTTCGTGCACTCCTCCGAGGGTCGGAAGGTCCTGACCGGGGCCGGATTCATCGAGCCGTGA
- a CDS encoding ABC transporter permease has translation MSELNESGAAAGTLTGGGRPRRRRVRAGGRSGVPLPLLLPAVAGLVFLLLPLVALLVRTPWRSLPEQLTSPEVWDALRLSLVCATAATAVSLVLGVPLAWLLARADFPGRGFVRALVTLPLVLPPVVGGVALLLALGRNGVVGQWLDSWFGVTLPFTTAGVVIAEAFVAMPFLVISVEGTLRAADPRFEEAAMTLGASRFTAFRRVTLPLIMPGIAAGAVLAWARALGEFGATITFAGNFPGRTQTMPLAVYLALQDDPAAAVALSLVLLAVSIAVLAGLRDRWMTVS, from the coding sequence GTGAGCGAGCTGAACGAGTCCGGCGCCGCGGCCGGGACCCTCACGGGTGGCGGCAGGCCGCGGCGCCGGCGTGTCCGGGCGGGTGGGCGGAGCGGGGTGCCGCTGCCGCTTCTGCTGCCCGCCGTCGCGGGCCTCGTGTTCCTGCTGCTGCCGCTGGTCGCCCTTCTCGTACGAACCCCATGGCGCAGCCTTCCCGAACAGCTGACCAGCCCGGAGGTGTGGGACGCCCTCCGGTTGTCCCTGGTCTGCGCGACCGCGGCCACCGCTGTGAGCCTGGTTCTGGGAGTGCCTCTGGCGTGGCTTCTCGCACGGGCCGACTTCCCCGGGCGTGGTTTCGTGCGGGCCCTGGTGACCCTTCCGCTGGTCCTGCCCCCGGTGGTGGGCGGTGTGGCGCTGCTGCTGGCCCTCGGCCGCAACGGGGTCGTCGGGCAGTGGCTCGACTCGTGGTTCGGGGTCACCCTGCCGTTCACCACCGCGGGCGTCGTGATCGCGGAGGCGTTCGTGGCGATGCCGTTCCTCGTCATCAGCGTGGAGGGCACGTTGCGCGCGGCGGACCCGCGATTCGAGGAGGCGGCCATGACCCTGGGCGCCTCCCGCTTCACCGCGTTCCGCCGGGTCACCTTGCCGCTGATCATGCCCGGCATCGCCGCGGGTGCCGTCCTGGCATGGGCCCGCGCGCTCGGCGAGTTCGGCGCGACGATCACGTTCGCGGGCAACTTCCCGGGCCGCACCCAGACCATGCCGCTGGCCGTCTACCTCGCCCTCCAGGACGACCCGGCCGCCGCCGTCGCGCTGAGTCTCGTCCTGCTCGCCGTGTCCATCGCGGTGCTCGCGGGTCTGCGGGACCGTTGGATGACGGTGTCATGA
- a CDS encoding ABC transporter ATP-binding protein: MTHIGHEAGTGPARGEGVDARLVVDRGDFRLDVALTVAPGDVVALLGPNGAGKTTALRALAGLSPLTGGHLRLDGAALDGTPPEARPVGVVFQDYLLFPHLTALDNVAFGPRCQGASKAEARAQAARWLDRMGLAEHAGAKPRRLSGGQAQRVALARALATHPRLLLLDEPLAALDARTRLEVRTQLRRHLADFEAVAVLVTHDPLDAMVLADRLVVIEHGRVVQEGTPSDIARRPRTDYIAQLVGLNLYRGQAEGHAVQLEAGPVITTTEDLTGPTFVAFPPSAVTLYRDRPTGTSARNLWHCEVSGLETHGDQIRAALVGALPLVADLTTVAAAELDLHPGAPVWAAVKAAQTHAYPA, translated from the coding sequence ATGACCCACATCGGCCACGAAGCCGGCACCGGCCCCGCCCGTGGTGAGGGCGTGGACGCCCGTCTCGTCGTGGACCGCGGTGACTTCCGCCTCGACGTGGCGCTGACCGTCGCCCCGGGTGACGTCGTCGCCCTGCTCGGGCCGAACGGGGCAGGCAAGACCACGGCCTTGCGCGCCCTCGCCGGACTCTCCCCGCTCACCGGCGGGCATCTGCGCCTGGACGGCGCGGCGTTGGACGGGACACCGCCCGAGGCCCGCCCGGTCGGCGTCGTCTTCCAGGACTATCTCCTCTTCCCTCATCTGACCGCCCTCGACAACGTCGCTTTCGGCCCCCGCTGCCAGGGCGCGTCCAAGGCCGAGGCCCGCGCACAGGCCGCGCGGTGGCTGGACAGGATGGGTCTCGCGGAGCACGCGGGCGCCAAGCCGCGGCGGCTCTCCGGCGGCCAGGCACAGCGCGTCGCCCTCGCCCGCGCGTTGGCGACGCACCCCAGGCTGCTGCTCCTCGACGAGCCGCTCGCCGCGCTCGACGCCCGCACCCGCCTCGAGGTGCGCACCCAGCTCCGCCGCCATCTGGCCGATTTCGAGGCGGTGGCCGTGCTGGTCACGCACGACCCGCTGGACGCGATGGTGCTGGCCGACCGGCTCGTCGTCATCGAGCACGGCCGGGTCGTGCAGGAGGGCACGCCCTCCGACATCGCCCGCCGTCCGCGTACGGACTACATCGCCCAGCTGGTCGGCCTGAATCTATACAGGGGGCAGGCCGAGGGCCACGCGGTGCAGCTGGAGGCCGGGCCCGTGATCACCACCACCGAAGACCTCACCGGTCCCACCTTCGTCGCGTTCCCTCCGAGCGCCGTCACCCTGTACCGCGACCGCCCCACCGGCACCAGTGCCCGCAACCTGTGGCACTGCGAGGTATCAGGACTCGAGACGCACGGCGACCAGATCCGCGCCGCCCTCGTCGGTGCCCTTCCTCTCGTCGCCGACCTGACGACCGTCGCCGCAGCCGAACTCGACCTCCATCCCGGCGCACCTGTCTGGGCCGCGGTCAAGGCCGCGCAGACGCACGCGTATCCCGCCTGA
- a CDS encoding TetR family transcriptional regulator gives MSEATDMSDGGGVRAVEPAEGAEKHAGGRRPGETRTREAILAAARRCFAERGFDATSLRRIAETAGVDQALVHHFYKTKENLFLQALELPGKIHEAISAAARGGTEGVGVRMVRAHISVWDDVSARPALMTMIRSAAIHRVAAARLRDTASGLLADALSEVITGEDKDLRSSLIATQLIGLALMRYILLLEPLASADAETVAGYYGPALQAIVEGRTGA, from the coding sequence ATGAGCGAAGCGACCGACATGAGCGACGGGGGCGGCGTGCGCGCCGTGGAGCCGGCCGAGGGGGCGGAGAAGCACGCGGGAGGCCGTCGTCCCGGTGAGACCCGGACGCGGGAGGCCATCCTGGCGGCCGCTCGCAGGTGCTTCGCCGAGCGTGGCTTCGACGCCACGAGCCTGCGGCGCATCGCGGAGACGGCGGGAGTGGACCAGGCACTCGTGCACCACTTCTACAAGACGAAGGAGAACCTGTTCCTCCAGGCACTGGAGTTGCCGGGGAAGATCCACGAGGCCATCTCGGCCGCGGCGCGTGGAGGCACCGAAGGTGTGGGGGTACGCATGGTCAGGGCCCACATCTCCGTGTGGGACGACGTGTCGGCGCGGCCGGCTCTGATGACCATGATCCGATCGGCGGCCATCCACCGCGTCGCCGCCGCTCGCCTGCGGGACACCGCGAGCGGCCTCCTCGCCGACGCGCTGAGTGAGGTGATCACCGGCGAGGACAAGGATCTCCGGTCGAGCCTCATCGCGACCCAGCTCATCGGACTCGCCCTGATGCGCTACATCCTCCTTCTCGAACCCCTGGCATCCGCCGACGCCGAGACGGTGGCCGGGTACTACGGTCCTGCCCTCCAGGCGATCGTGGAGGGCAGGACGGGCGCGTAG
- a CDS encoding TOPRIM nucleotidyl transferase/hydrolase domain-containing protein — MSDMGAFREAVTAWAAGGPGDAARELAARLPVRAAVLLEGPSDLAAVDALATSRGRDLASEGVCVLPMGGAMSIGRFAPLLGPYGLDLLLTGLCDEAERPFYARGLERAGVERQQFFVCAADLEDELIRALGVPRVEELVRQEGDLRALQTFLRQPAQQGRASQQQLRRFLGTKKGRKIHYGRALVEALDPGNVPSPLDDLLAGL; from the coding sequence ATGAGTGACATGGGGGCGTTCCGGGAGGCGGTGACCGCGTGGGCGGCCGGCGGCCCGGGCGACGCAGCACGGGAACTGGCCGCGCGACTGCCCGTCCGGGCAGCCGTCCTGCTCGAAGGCCCGAGCGACCTCGCCGCGGTCGACGCACTGGCCACGAGCCGGGGCCGAGACCTGGCCTCCGAAGGCGTCTGCGTCCTGCCGATGGGCGGTGCCATGAGCATCGGGCGCTTCGCTCCCCTCCTCGGCCCGTACGGCCTGGACCTCCTCCTCACGGGACTCTGCGACGAGGCGGAGCGTCCCTTCTACGCCCGCGGCCTGGAGCGGGCAGGTGTGGAACGGCAGCAGTTCTTCGTCTGCGCGGCGGATCTGGAGGACGAGCTCATCCGCGCACTGGGCGTACCACGGGTGGAGGAACTGGTCCGCCAAGAGGGTGACCTGCGCGCCCTGCAGACGTTCCTGCGCCAGCCCGCACAACAGGGCCGCGCCTCGCAGCAGCAGTTGCGGCGCTTCCTCGGCACCAAGAAGGGACGCAAGATCCACTACGGCCGCGCCCTCGTCGAGGCCCTCGACCCCGGCAACGTTCCCTCCCCGCTCGACGACCTGCTCGCCGGCCTCTGA
- a CDS encoding pirin family protein: MSNLDRQAALSVCGGRGFVVAEPVRELLAPRRVQLGESTEVRRLLPNLGRRMVGAWAFVDHYGPDDIADEPGMQVPPHPHMGLQTVSWLHDGEVLHRDSLGSLRTIRPRELGLMTSGRAISHSEESPKPHARLLHGAQLWVALPDSHRNVEPHFQHHTDLPRVTAPGLEATVILGELDGARSPGTAYTPIVGADLALTRGAEARLPLDADFEYAVLAMSGEAEVDGVPVLPGSMLYLGCGRTELPLRAGSDAGLMLLGGEPFEEEIVMWWNFVGRSHQEIAQARADWMTSARFGQVHGYEGGRLPAPELPPVALKPRGRVR; the protein is encoded by the coding sequence ATGAGCAATCTCGATCGCCAGGCCGCGCTCTCCGTCTGTGGTGGCCGGGGCTTCGTCGTCGCCGAACCGGTGCGTGAACTCCTCGCACCCCGCCGCGTCCAGCTCGGCGAGTCCACCGAGGTCCGCCGGCTGCTGCCCAACCTGGGGCGCCGCATGGTCGGTGCCTGGGCCTTCGTGGACCACTACGGGCCGGACGACATCGCGGACGAGCCCGGAATGCAGGTGCCGCCGCATCCGCACATGGGCCTGCAGACGGTCAGCTGGCTCCACGACGGCGAGGTCCTGCACCGGGACAGCCTGGGCAGCCTCCGGACGATCCGGCCGCGGGAGCTGGGCCTGATGACCTCGGGCCGGGCCATCAGCCACTCCGAGGAGAGCCCGAAGCCGCACGCCAGGCTCCTGCACGGCGCCCAGCTCTGGGTGGCCCTGCCCGACTCCCACCGGAACGTCGAACCGCACTTCCAGCACCACACCGACCTGCCCAGGGTCACGGCGCCCGGCCTCGAGGCCACCGTCATCCTCGGTGAACTCGACGGCGCCAGGTCGCCCGGCACCGCCTACACCCCCATCGTCGGAGCCGACCTGGCCCTGACCCGCGGCGCCGAGGCCCGGCTGCCCCTCGATGCCGACTTCGAGTACGCGGTGCTGGCGATGTCCGGTGAGGCGGAGGTCGACGGCGTTCCCGTGCTCCCCGGATCCATGCTCTACCTCGGCTGCGGCCGGACCGAGCTGCCGCTGCGGGCCGGCTCGGACGCGGGCCTGATGCTGCTCGGCGGCGAGCCGTTCGAGGAGGAGATCGTCATGTGGTGGAACTTCGTGGGGCGCTCGCACCAGGAGATCGCGCAGGCACGTGCGGACTGGATGACCAGCGCACGGTTCGGCCAGGTGCACGGCTACGAGGGGGGCCGCCTGCCCGCCCCCGAACTGCCGCCGGTGGCCCTGAAGCCGCGGGGCAGGGTTCGCTGA
- a CDS encoding M48 family metallopeptidase, whose protein sequence is MSETYYEFGTPADRWDRAQLFFEAKEYLTAARILGGLVEEVPEQVAPRLLLARAYYHSARLAKAEKELREVLKRNPVEDYAQLMLGRTLERQGRNAEAAPYLRIAAALTGTFGPDGIPPGQSAGQQGGPGQSAG, encoded by the coding sequence GTGAGCGAGACCTACTACGAGTTCGGTACCCCTGCCGACCGCTGGGACCGGGCCCAGCTGTTCTTCGAGGCGAAGGAGTACCTGACCGCGGCCCGCATCCTCGGCGGGTTGGTCGAGGAGGTTCCGGAGCAGGTCGCACCGCGTCTGCTTCTGGCGCGGGCCTATTACCACTCGGCGCGACTCGCGAAGGCGGAGAAGGAACTGCGCGAGGTGCTGAAGCGCAATCCGGTCGAGGACTATGCCCAGCTGATGCTCGGGCGCACCCTCGAGCGCCAGGGCAGGAACGCGGAGGCGGCTCCGTATCTGCGGATCGCCGCCGCCCTGACCGGCACTTTCGGCCCGGACGGAATTCCGCCGGGGCAGTCCGCCGGTCAGCAGGGAGGGCCGGGGCAGTCCGCCGGCTGA
- a CDS encoding SDR family oxidoreductase, with the protein MSEQRTTATRKVALVTGGSRGIGRTSAERLAADGCAVVINYAGNEVEAAAAVDAITAAGGEAIACRADVADEAAVAALFDAAEEAFGGVDVVVHAAGVMTLAPLADLELEAFDRMHRTNVRGTFVVDQQAARRLRDGGAIINFSSSVLGLSLPGYSAYAATKGAVEAMTLILARELRSRDITVNAVAPGPTATALFLDGKDEESIAKMAAQPPLERLGEPQDIAEVVSFLAGPARWVNGQVLRANGGIV; encoded by the coding sequence ATGAGTGAGCAGCGCACCACCGCGACGCGCAAGGTCGCTCTCGTCACCGGAGGCTCACGCGGGATCGGGCGCACGAGCGCCGAACGGCTGGCGGCGGACGGGTGCGCGGTCGTGATCAATTACGCGGGTAACGAGGTCGAGGCGGCAGCGGCGGTGGATGCCATCACCGCCGCGGGCGGGGAGGCCATCGCCTGTCGTGCGGACGTCGCCGACGAGGCGGCCGTGGCCGCGCTCTTCGACGCGGCCGAGGAGGCGTTCGGAGGCGTCGACGTGGTCGTCCACGCCGCTGGGGTGATGACCCTCGCGCCCTTGGCCGACCTCGAGCTCGAGGCCTTCGACCGCATGCACCGCACCAATGTCCGGGGCACGTTCGTCGTCGATCAGCAGGCGGCCCGCCGTCTGCGTGACGGGGGAGCGATCATCAACTTCTCGAGTTCGGTGCTGGGGCTCTCCCTGCCCGGCTACAGCGCCTACGCGGCCACCAAGGGAGCCGTGGAGGCGATGACGCTGATCCTTGCCCGGGAGTTGCGGAGCCGGGACATCACGGTCAACGCCGTCGCGCCCGGACCGACCGCCACTGCGCTGTTCCTGGACGGCAAGGACGAGGAGTCCATCGCGAAGATGGCGGCCCAGCCGCCGCTCGAGAGGCTCGGCGAGCCGCAGGACATCGCCGAGGTCGTTTCCTTCCTCGCCGGTCCGGCCCGCTGGGTCAACGGCCAGGTGCTACGGGCCAACGGTGGCATCGTCTAG
- a CDS encoding GNAT family N-acetyltransferase, whose translation MDDLTTDRLILHPLTAAEATAVEHGTAEGPPAGARWAPGYPSAGDRAAARRFLETCAGPGDSQPFGPYEIRRRADGVTIGGVGFHGRPDAAGQVTVGYGLVRSARGSGFASEALRALLAFARSQGVLAVNGDADLDNIGSHRVMVSAGMQVVAVDHRLKHYRVEWSPATHRP comes from the coding sequence ATGGATGACCTCACGACCGACCGGCTGATCCTGCACCCGCTGACAGCCGCCGAAGCCACGGCCGTGGAACACGGCACCGCGGAGGGCCCCCCGGCCGGAGCGCGATGGGCGCCGGGCTATCCGAGCGCCGGCGACCGGGCCGCCGCCCGCCGGTTCCTGGAGACCTGCGCAGGCCCCGGCGACTCCCAGCCGTTCGGGCCCTACGAGATACGCCGCCGCGCGGACGGGGTCACGATCGGTGGTGTCGGCTTCCATGGCAGGCCGGACGCCGCCGGCCAGGTCACCGTGGGGTACGGTCTGGTCCGCTCGGCGCGGGGAAGCGGATTCGCCTCCGAGGCCCTGCGGGCCCTGCTGGCCTTCGCACGCTCGCAAGGGGTCCTCGCGGTGAACGGCGACGCCGATCTCGACAACATCGGGTCGCACCGCGTGATGGTGTCGGCCGGGATGCAGGTGGTCGCCGTGGATCACCGGCTGAAGCACTACCGCGTCGAGTGGAGCCCGGCCACGCACCGTCCGTGA
- a CDS encoding CbtA family protein, which produces MNSVSVRALLIRGMFAGLLAGVLALAVAYFLGESRLDAAIALEESHAHTHTHEHGEELVSRTMQATGGLATGILVFGVAIGGIAALVFCYALGRIGAFGPRATAALIAGAALLTVYVVPFLKYPANPPAVGDPDTIGQRTGLFFLMIALSVLLAVAAVLAGRRLAQRLGNWNAAVSAGAGYVLAIGLAYAFLPSFDEVGADFPAGLLWQFRLSTLAVQVTLWTTFGLAFGYLTERLLVGAGAAGQAAPRGAGVGAGVAH; this is translated from the coding sequence ATGAACTCCGTATCGGTCCGAGCGCTGCTCATCCGCGGCATGTTCGCCGGCCTCCTGGCCGGCGTGCTCGCCCTTGCCGTGGCCTACTTCCTCGGCGAGTCCCGGCTGGACGCCGCCATTGCGCTGGAGGAGTCACACGCCCACACCCACACGCACGAACACGGCGAAGAACTCGTCAGCCGCACGATGCAGGCCACCGGCGGGCTCGCCACCGGCATCCTCGTCTTCGGCGTCGCGATCGGCGGCATCGCCGCACTGGTCTTCTGTTACGCCCTGGGCCGGATCGGAGCCTTCGGTCCCAGGGCCACGGCCGCACTGATCGCCGGAGCGGCCCTGCTCACGGTCTACGTCGTGCCGTTCCTCAAGTACCCGGCGAACCCGCCTGCCGTCGGTGATCCCGACACGATCGGGCAGCGCACCGGGTTGTTCTTCCTGATGATCGCGCTCAGCGTGCTGCTGGCGGTGGCGGCCGTCCTCGCGGGCAGACGCCTCGCACAGCGGCTCGGTAACTGGAACGCGGCCGTCTCCGCCGGCGCGGGCTACGTGCTGGCGATCGGGCTGGCCTACGCCTTCCTGCCCTCGTTCGACGAGGTCGGTGCGGACTTCCCGGCCGGCCTGCTGTGGCAGTTCAGGCTGTCCACCCTCGCCGTCCAGGTGACGCTCTGGACCACTTTCGGCCTCGCCTTCGGCTACCTGACGGAGCGGTTGCTGGTGGGAGCGGGTGCGGCTGGCCAGGCGGCCCCGCGCGGGGCCGGAGTCGGAGCGGGAGTCGCGCACTGA
- a CDS encoding CbtB-domain containing protein: protein MAQSAAPTTVAPVITPISLKAIAPWAVFFGVLMLVLLYFVGAEQGATAVISGEAVHEWVHDGRHLLGFPCH from the coding sequence ATGGCTCAGTCAGCCGCCCCCACCACCGTCGCACCCGTCATCACCCCCATCTCGCTGAAGGCCATCGCTCCTTGGGCGGTCTTCTTCGGCGTCCTCATGCTCGTCCTGCTGTACTTCGTCGGCGCGGAACAGGGCGCCACCGCGGTCATCTCGGGCGAGGCCGTGCACGAATGGGTCCACGACGGCCGTCACCTTCTCGGCTTCCCCTGCCACTGA
- a CDS encoding histidine phosphatase family protein, with translation MLIAPAMNAAVREARFAHDAPLDEAGARGAAAAAAAGDVPDADRYAHGPSEPCRRTAEALGLTSRTELRLADWDMGRWKGRRLSEVGAAEPEAVSAWLADPSAAPHGGESLLDLIARVGGFLEAATARAVGASGPQARAGDRVVAVVESAVVRAALVHALALPPTAFWRLDVAPLSLTELSGRSGRWNLRCGRPLG, from the coding sequence ATGTTGATCGCACCGGCCATGAACGCCGCTGTGCGGGAGGCGCGTTTCGCGCATGACGCCCCTCTGGACGAGGCCGGTGCGCGAGGGGCGGCGGCCGCCGCCGCAGCCGGCGACGTGCCTGACGCCGACCGGTACGCACACGGCCCCTCCGAGCCGTGCCGGCGGACCGCCGAAGCCCTGGGCCTCACCTCCCGTACGGAACTCCGGCTCGCGGACTGGGACATGGGCCGCTGGAAAGGGCGACGGCTGTCGGAGGTCGGGGCCGCCGAGCCCGAAGCGGTGTCCGCCTGGCTGGCCGATCCCTCCGCCGCTCCCCACGGAGGGGAGTCGCTGCTGGACCTGATCGCCCGCGTGGGTGGATTCCTCGAAGCCGCAACCGCCCGGGCGGTGGGCGCATCGGGGCCGCAGGCCCGTGCCGGGGACCGGGTGGTGGCCGTCGTCGAGTCCGCGGTGGTGCGCGCCGCGCTCGTCCACGCACTGGCACTTCCGCCGACGGCGTTCTGGCGACTGGACGTCGCACCGCTGAGCCTCACCGAGCTCAGCGGGCGGTCCGGGCGGTGGAATCTGCGCTGCGGCCGGCCTCTCGGCTGA
- a CDS encoding 4'-phosphopantetheinyl transferase, producing MIERLFPAYVACADTYETDAPEGTLYPEEAQLVATSVAKRRHEFAAVRGCARRAMTALGLPPRPVLRGRRGMPLWPEGFVGSMTHCDGYRAAVLARASDVRGLGIDAEPNEPLPPGVWDVISLPSERERTYPAGSGTTPHWDRLLFCAKESVFKVWFPLTLIELDFLEADITFHRDPETAAQGSFTAELMRTAPGMPKSFQGRWLVDDGFAVTAVALPAA from the coding sequence GTGATCGAACGACTGTTCCCCGCGTACGTGGCGTGCGCGGACACGTACGAGACCGACGCCCCCGAGGGGACCCTCTACCCGGAGGAGGCGCAACTCGTCGCCACCAGTGTGGCCAAGCGCAGACACGAATTCGCCGCGGTACGCGGCTGTGCGCGGCGGGCCATGACGGCTCTCGGACTGCCCCCGCGCCCGGTGCTGCGCGGCCGGCGCGGAATGCCGCTGTGGCCCGAGGGGTTCGTCGGCAGCATGACGCACTGCGACGGTTACCGTGCCGCGGTGCTGGCCCGGGCGTCCGACGTGCGCGGGCTGGGCATCGACGCCGAGCCGAACGAGCCGCTCCCGCCCGGCGTGTGGGACGTGATATCTCTGCCCTCGGAGAGGGAGCGGACGTACCCGGCGGGCAGTGGGACGACGCCCCACTGGGACCGACTGCTGTTCTGCGCCAAGGAGAGCGTCTTCAAGGTGTGGTTCCCGCTCACCTTGATCGAACTCGACTTCCTCGAGGCGGACATCACCTTCCACCGGGACCCGGAGACCGCCGCCCAAGGCTCCTTCACGGCCGAACTGATGCGCACCGCACCCGGGATGCCGAAGTCGTTCCAGGGAAGATGGCTGGTCGACGACGGCTTCGCCGTGACCGCGGTCGCGCTTCCGGCCGCCTGA
- a CDS encoding metallophosphoesterase, with product MRSQSGSVPRPPEGRGRLLAVSDLHVGIADNRPLADSLHPSSDEDWLIVAGDVAEQAEEVERALELLAGRFAHVVWTPGNHELWTVERDPVQLRGQARYEHLVQVCAQLGVTTPEDPYPLWNGADGPVAVAPLFLLYDYTFRVPGTLTKEESLARAHEAGVVCTDEYLLHPDPYPTRDDWCRARVAQTEQRLAAHDPDIPLVLAGHWPLLREPTSVMWYPEFAQWCGTELTADWHRRFNVAAVVYGHLHIPRTTWYDGVRFEEVSIGYPREWRKRGHPRGLLRQILPYDGERSDAVRAPAPAGETL from the coding sequence ATGCGATCACAGAGCGGCTCCGTCCCTCGTCCGCCGGAGGGGCGGGGCCGGCTTCTTGCCGTGAGCGACCTCCACGTCGGAATCGCCGACAACCGTCCCCTGGCCGACAGCCTGCACCCGTCGTCCGACGAGGACTGGCTCATCGTCGCAGGGGACGTTGCGGAGCAGGCGGAAGAGGTCGAGCGGGCGCTGGAACTGCTGGCCGGGCGCTTCGCGCACGTGGTGTGGACCCCCGGCAACCACGAACTGTGGACGGTGGAAAGGGATCCGGTGCAGCTGCGCGGCCAGGCGCGGTACGAGCACCTCGTCCAGGTGTGCGCGCAGCTGGGTGTGACGACGCCCGAGGACCCCTACCCCCTGTGGAACGGGGCGGACGGGCCCGTCGCCGTAGCACCCCTGTTCCTGCTGTACGACTACACGTTCCGCGTTCCCGGGACGCTGACCAAGGAGGAGTCACTCGCCCGCGCGCACGAGGCGGGCGTCGTCTGCACCGACGAGTACCTGCTGCACCCGGACCCGTACCCGACCCGGGACGACTGGTGCCGGGCACGGGTGGCGCAGACCGAACAGCGGCTGGCCGCACACGATCCGGACATCCCGCTCGTCCTCGCCGGCCACTGGCCGCTGCTGCGTGAACCCACTTCCGTCATGTGGTACCCGGAGTTCGCCCAGTGGTGCGGTACGGAGCTCACCGCCGACTGGCACCGCCGCTTCAACGTGGCAGCCGTCGTCTACGGACATCTGCACATCCCGCGCACGACGTGGTACGACGGCGTGCGCTTCGAAGAGGTCTCGATCGGCTATCCCAGGGAATGGCGGAAGAGGGGCCACCCGCGCGGGCTGCTGCGGCAGATCCTTCCGTACGACGGAGAGCGGTCCGACGCAGTGCGGGCCCCGGCCCCGGCGGGTGAAACCCTGTGA